A DNA window from Patescibacteria group bacterium contains the following coding sequences:
- the gpmI gene encoding 2,3-bisphosphoglycerate-independent phosphoglycerate mutase gives MNFFNKESRKVHALIVLDGWGIAPVWGGNAIAVAETPVFNSLVNKYPSTTLVASGTGVGLSEGSPGNSEAGHLNIGAGQVILQDQGLIDNHINDGSFFSNGTILGAIEHSRKNNSMLHIMGLLSKTGTHSQIAHLYAILKLLHDQNFSNFMIHFFTDGRDSDVMSGIEMLAEVQNKCAEFGFGPNRIASIVGRFYAMDRDNNWSRVKKSYDLLTQAVGTQFETPGSVFASSYSQNITDEFIEPSVIANKSQPIATVKDNDSIILFNFRADRAKEITDAFLNDQIPDYPDRKKLNNLYFVSFVMYNENSLAKQAFAPVLHNHGLAQIWSEHGLKQYHSAESEKYAHVTYFFDGGSEKKSPGEDWAMIPSKKGLSYAKLPEMSARELTAETLSVINKDIYDCFVINFANPDMVGHTGDLQATAKAVSYVDQCLGEILSLIQKKNGVAFICADHGNAEQMVNPKTGGPDTEHTSNPVPFIIFGADFENKKIALRQDGKLSDIAPTVLELMGINLEIPGMNKSLIVRG, from the coding sequence TTGAACTTTTTTAATAAAGAATCGCGTAAAGTACATGCGCTGATTGTACTTGACGGCTGGGGAATCGCTCCTGTCTGGGGCGGCAACGCTATTGCTGTGGCCGAAACACCGGTTTTTAATAGTTTGGTCAACAAATATCCTTCCACCACACTGGTCGCTTCAGGAACAGGAGTTGGACTTTCTGAGGGATCCCCCGGCAACTCCGAAGCTGGCCATCTCAACATTGGAGCGGGTCAAGTCATCCTTCAGGATCAAGGTCTGATCGACAATCACATTAATGATGGTTCGTTTTTCAGTAATGGCACAATTCTCGGCGCAATTGAACATTCTCGGAAGAATAACTCTATGCTTCATATCATGGGGCTTCTCTCGAAGACTGGCACGCATAGTCAGATTGCCCACCTGTACGCTATTTTGAAACTTTTGCATGACCAGAACTTTAGCAACTTCATGATTCATTTTTTTACTGACGGTAGGGACTCTGACGTGATGTCAGGGATTGAAATGCTGGCCGAAGTACAGAATAAATGCGCTGAATTTGGCTTTGGACCAAATCGAATCGCATCGATCGTTGGAAGATTTTACGCCATGGACCGTGACAATAATTGGTCCCGTGTGAAAAAATCATATGATCTATTGACTCAAGCTGTTGGGACACAATTCGAAACTCCAGGATCAGTTTTTGCCTCTTCTTATTCTCAAAACATCACGGATGAGTTCATTGAGCCAAGCGTTATTGCCAACAAGTCTCAGCCAATCGCGACCGTCAAGGATAACGACTCCATCATACTTTTTAATTTTAGAGCAGATCGCGCCAAGGAAATAACAGATGCCTTTCTGAACGATCAGATCCCTGATTACCCAGATCGGAAAAAATTAAATAATTTATATTTCGTTTCCTTTGTCATGTACAACGAAAATTCACTTGCAAAGCAAGCCTTCGCTCCAGTACTCCACAACCATGGCCTAGCTCAAATCTGGTCTGAGCATGGACTTAAGCAATATCACTCCGCAGAAAGCGAAAAGTATGCTCATGTCACTTACTTCTTTGACGGTGGCTCAGAAAAGAAAAGTCCAGGCGAAGATTGGGCCATGATCCCCTCAAAGAAGGGCCTAAGCTACGCCAAATTACCAGAGATGAGTGCTCGCGAGCTCACTGCTGAAACGCTTTCGGTCATCAATAAGGATATATATGATTGTTTCGTTATTAATTTTGCCAATCCGGACATGGTCGGACACACAGGTGACCTTCAAGCTACCGCCAAAGCTGTTAGCTATGTCGATCAGTGCTTAGGTGAAATTCTCTCGCTAATCCAAAAGAAGAACGGTGTTGCTTTCATTTGCGCAGATCATGGCAACGCCGAACAGATGGTCAACCCCAAAACAGGCGGTCCTGACACTGAGCACACTTCAAACCCCGTCCCGTTCATAATATTTGGTGCTGATTTCGAAAACAAAAAAATTGCATTGCGCCAGGATGGGAAGCTTTCTGATATCGCTCCAACAGTCCTTGAATTGATGGGTATTAATCTTGAAATTCCTGGGATGAACAAATCATTAATCGTTAGAGGGTAA